Proteins encoded together in one Fimbriiglobus ruber window:
- a CDS encoding beta strand repeat-containing protein gives MLELEDRTVPAPIQVVNTNDTGAGSLRAAITAIDNGTADTAITFLPGLFGTISLGSNLPTITKSVAIEGPGAAVITINGNAANQIFNIDDGAAGALTVSISGLTLTNAKAANGAAVANDADAVTLQDLVISNNTATGQGAGLFTLAGSVNVLNSTFSKNTAPDGAAIRNEGSTMTISDSTLDSNTATNFDGTGGYYQSGGSSVIRDTAVTNNQGGTGAGLYVTGGPTTIADSLIAANKSTNAADSDGGGLDVEGGQVTVQNTTVTGNTANRNGAGVYFNGTVTGSTLTIQNSTIAFNTSDADNTGGGNGGGLFEQGGTLAKLSSDVIAKNATGTTGTNPDVSGAVDATSAFNLIGVSTGLTGITNGLQNNQIGTAGTPLDPQFVSPTPAFNGGTTKTLALQSTSPAVGTGTPNGLTTDQRGNPFVRTNAGSTDIGAFQTQPNQPLVVTTAQDLNDPTYNPADLSLREALRLAGTNAPVITFSPALDGQTISLTLGTLNVDRSVTVQGPGAAQLTVDGQNLFQIFHIDDGSAATLSTVKISGLTLQNGSSTPGTGGTGLGGAILGAENITLDGMVIQNNSAAIAGGGIAQVTGGTLTLTNSWVTGNTTPGEGGGIINVAGSTVKIVNSAITDNTAGTDGGGIASAFGPANLIVQNSTIATNKATADGGGVWVTAGNTFVLDNSTVALNTANADNNAGGGKGGGLFITGLTTPATMQSTIVAKNTLGTNGADPDIDGRIDATRSLVLNTTGWDQSNSDAATLRAVDPLLGPLQNNGGLSPTLALQTGSPAIDAGSNPDAQTTDQRGTGFARVNGTAADVGAFETGNTTTSSVTLTPATLPSAKVGTAYSQTLSATGATGPFTFSITSGTLPAGLTLTPAGVLSGTPTAAGSSTFTVTASNGTATGTQSYTLTVASASSTTTSSVLVGSPQFAVGADAGGSPTVESFNPDQSQALAATSVFGASFTGGVRVASADFNGDGVADIAVGSGPGIPNEVTILDGKTGAVITTFQPFEPTFTGGVFVAAGDLTGDGIPDLVVTPDQTGGPVAAVYDGAKLVAGLATGMPNGQPAQINRFFGIQDPNFRGGARAAIGDINGDGKGDLVVAAGFGGGPRIAGFDGVSVASGAASPTKLFADFFAFEPTLSNGAYVAVGDINGDGHADIITGGGPGGGPRVSVFDGESLMANTPTRTADFFAGDVNNRGGIRVAVKDLDGSNQASLVVGAGTGAGSSVTAYTGKAITANPSSPAPLFNLDAIPGFNGGVYVG, from the coding sequence GTGCTCGAACTGGAAGATCGCACCGTCCCGGCCCCGATCCAGGTGGTCAACACCAACGATACCGGCGCGGGCAGCCTGCGGGCCGCCATCACGGCCATCGACAACGGAACGGCCGACACCGCCATCACCTTCCTCCCCGGGCTGTTCGGGACGATCTCCCTCGGCTCGAACCTGCCCACGATCACCAAATCGGTCGCCATTGAAGGACCGGGGGCGGCGGTGATCACGATCAACGGCAACGCGGCCAATCAGATCTTCAACATCGACGACGGGGCCGCCGGTGCTCTGACCGTCAGCATCTCCGGGCTCACCCTGACCAACGCCAAAGCCGCGAACGGGGCGGCCGTCGCCAACGACGCCGACGCCGTCACCCTCCAAGACCTCGTCATCTCCAACAACACCGCGACCGGGCAGGGGGCCGGGCTGTTCACCCTGGCCGGGTCGGTAAACGTCCTGAATAGTACGTTCAGCAAAAACACGGCGCCCGACGGGGCGGCCATCCGGAACGAGGGGTCCACGATGACCATCTCGGACAGCACGCTCGACAGCAACACCGCGACCAACTTCGACGGAACGGGAGGGTATTACCAGAGCGGCGGGAGCTCCGTCATCCGGGACACGGCCGTCACCAACAACCAGGGCGGGACCGGGGCCGGCCTGTACGTCACCGGCGGGCCGACGACCATCGCGGACAGCCTGATCGCCGCTAACAAATCCACCAACGCGGCGGATAGCGACGGCGGCGGGCTCGACGTGGAAGGCGGTCAGGTGACGGTCCAGAACACGACCGTCACCGGAAACACGGCGAACCGGAACGGGGCCGGGGTGTACTTCAACGGGACCGTGACTGGAAGCACGCTGACAATCCAGAACAGCACCATCGCGTTCAACACCTCGGACGCCGACAACACCGGCGGCGGCAACGGCGGCGGCCTGTTCGAGCAGGGCGGGACGCTCGCCAAGCTGTCCAGCGACGTCATCGCCAAGAACGCCACGGGCACGACCGGGACGAACCCGGACGTGAGCGGGGCCGTCGACGCGACCAGCGCGTTCAACCTGATCGGGGTTTCGACCGGCCTGACGGGCATCACCAACGGCCTCCAGAACAACCAGATTGGGACGGCCGGCACCCCGCTCGACCCACAGTTCGTCTCTCCGACCCCGGCGTTCAACGGCGGGACGACCAAGACCCTGGCCCTTCAGTCGACCAGCCCGGCCGTCGGGACCGGAACGCCCAACGGCCTGACGACCGACCAACGGGGCAACCCGTTCGTCCGAACGAACGCGGGGTCCACCGACATCGGCGCCTTCCAGACTCAACCCAACCAGCCGCTGGTCGTGACGACCGCCCAGGATCTGAACGACCCGACCTATAACCCGGCCGACCTGAGCCTGCGGGAAGCCCTCCGCCTGGCCGGGACCAACGCTCCGGTCATCACCTTCTCGCCGGCGTTAGACGGGCAGACGATCAGCCTCACGCTCGGCACCCTCAACGTCGACCGATCGGTCACCGTTCAGGGGCCGGGGGCGGCCCAGTTGACCGTCGACGGTCAGAATCTGTTCCAGATCTTCCACATCGACGACGGTTCGGCCGCGACCCTCAGCACCGTGAAGATTTCCGGCCTGACACTCCAGAACGGCAGTTCTACTCCGGGTACCGGGGGCACGGGGCTGGGTGGAGCGATTCTCGGGGCGGAGAACATCACCCTCGACGGGATGGTCATCCAAAATAACTCGGCCGCCATTGCCGGCGGCGGGATCGCCCAGGTGACCGGCGGCACCCTAACGTTGACCAACAGCTGGGTCACGGGTAACACGACGCCGGGCGAAGGCGGCGGGATCATTAACGTCGCCGGCTCGACGGTGAAGATCGTGAATTCGGCGATCACCGACAACACGGCCGGCACCGACGGCGGCGGGATCGCGTCGGCATTCGGGCCGGCCAACCTGATCGTCCAGAACAGCACGATTGCCACCAACAAGGCGACCGCCGACGGCGGCGGCGTGTGGGTCACGGCCGGGAACACGTTCGTTCTGGACAACTCGACGGTGGCCCTCAACACGGCCAACGCGGACAACAACGCGGGCGGCGGGAAGGGGGGCGGGCTCTTCATCACCGGCCTGACGACGCCCGCCACCATGCAGAGTACGATCGTCGCCAAGAACACGCTCGGGACCAACGGAGCCGACCCGGACATCGACGGCCGGATCGACGCCACCAGGAGCCTGGTGCTCAACACCACCGGGTGGGACCAGTCGAACAGCGACGCGGCGACCCTCCGGGCCGTCGACCCGCTCCTCGGGCCGCTCCAGAACAACGGCGGCCTGAGCCCGACCCTGGCCCTCCAGACCGGGAGCCCGGCCATCGACGCCGGCAGCAACCCCGACGCCCAGACGACCGACCAGCGCGGGACCGGTTTCGCCCGCGTCAACGGGACGGCAGCCGACGTCGGGGCGTTCGAGACCGGCAACACGACCACGTCGTCCGTTACCCTGACGCCCGCGACGCTGCCGTCCGCGAAGGTGGGAACGGCGTACTCTCAGACCCTGTCCGCGACCGGGGCGACCGGACCGTTCACGTTCAGCATCACGTCCGGCACCCTCCCAGCCGGCCTGACGCTGACCCCGGCCGGCGTTCTCTCCGGCACGCCAACGGCCGCCGGGTCGTCGACCTTTACGGTGACGGCGTCCAACGGCACGGCGACCGGAACCCAGTCGTACACCCTGACCGTGGCCTCCGCCAGTTCGACCACGACGTCGTCGGTCCTGGTGGGTTCCCCGCAGTTCGCCGTCGGGGCCGACGCGGGCGGCAGCCCGACGGTCGAGTCGTTCAACCCGGACCAGTCCCAGGCCCTGGCAGCCACGTCCGTGTTCGGGGCATCGTTCACCGGCGGGGTGCGGGTCGCGTCCGCCGACTTCAACGGGGACGGGGTGGCCGACATCGCCGTCGGGTCCGGTCCGGGCATCCCCAACGAGGTCACGATTCTGGACGGCAAGACGGGCGCGGTGATCACCACCTTCCAGCCGTTCGAGCCAACATTTACCGGCGGGGTGTTCGTGGCAGCCGGGGATCTCACCGGCGACGGCATTCCCGACCTGGTCGTCACCCCCGACCAGACGGGCGGCCCGGTGGCGGCCGTGTACGACGGGGCCAAGCTCGTGGCCGGTCTGGCGACCGGAATGCCGAACGGGCAACCGGCCCAGATCAACCGGTTCTTCGGCATCCAGGATCCGAACTTCCGCGGCGGGGCCCGGGCGGCCATCGGTGACATCAACGGGGACGGCAAGGGCGACCTGGTCGTGGCGGCCGGGTTCGGCGGCGGCCCGCGGATCGCCGGGTTCGACGGCGTGTCGGTCGCGTCGGGTGCCGCGTCACCGACCAAACTGTTCGCCGACTTCTTCGCGTTCGAGCCGACCCTATCGAACGGGGCGTATGTGGCCGTCGGGGACATCAACGGGGACGGGCACGCGGACATCATCACCGGCGGCGGACCGGGCGGCGGGCCGCGGGTCAGCGTGTTCGATGGAGAGTCGCTGATGGCCAACACCCCGACGCGGACGGCCGACTTCTTCGCCGGCGACGTCAACAACCGGGGCGGCATCCGGGTGGCGGTGAAAGACCTCGACGGCAGCAACCAGGCGAGCCTGGTGGTCGGCGCCGGGACCGGGGCCGGGAGCAGCGTGACGGCGTACACCGGGAAGGCGATCACGGCCAACCCGAGTTCACCCGCACCCCTGTTCAACCTCGACGCCATCCCCGGGTTCAACGGCGGCGTATACGTGGGTTAA
- a CDS encoding MFS transporter yields the protein MATDEAIKPEAPPVAPPAPTTTGQGHPTGFWFIFSGELAERASFYGMRAILTMYLIQVFAYGEDKAGSLVHLYVAACYFAPIIGGLIADQLLNKYWTIVAFSIPYICGQFIVGLSNEYLMFGALALLALGSGVIKPNISTLMGLTYDQQRPGNDALRTKAFGLFYMAINIGSFLSTLICPALRNSFGQFDPETKQLANPEKGYLVAFLFPACLMVVALTFFAFGKKFYAREELGVRKWGKVSAAVNPEEFKKNLKSVGQIVCLFF from the coding sequence GTGGCCACTGACGAAGCTATCAAACCGGAAGCGCCCCCTGTGGCGCCGCCGGCTCCTACGACTACCGGGCAGGGACACCCGACCGGGTTCTGGTTCATCTTTTCCGGCGAGTTGGCAGAGCGGGCAAGTTTCTACGGGATGAGGGCCATCCTGACCATGTACTTGATTCAAGTGTTCGCTTACGGAGAAGACAAAGCGGGTTCTCTGGTCCACCTCTACGTGGCTGCGTGCTACTTCGCTCCCATAATCGGAGGGCTGATCGCGGACCAGTTGCTGAATAAATACTGGACGATTGTTGCGTTCTCGATTCCCTACATCTGTGGCCAGTTTATCGTTGGTTTGTCTAATGAATATCTGATGTTTGGTGCCCTGGCCTTGCTGGCCCTAGGAAGCGGGGTCATAAAACCCAACATTTCGACGCTGATGGGGCTTACGTACGACCAACAGCGGCCGGGGAACGACGCCCTCCGGACCAAGGCGTTCGGTTTGTTTTACATGGCGATTAACATCGGCTCGTTTTTGTCGACACTGATTTGCCCGGCACTAAGAAACTCGTTCGGCCAATTCGACCCGGAGACCAAACAGCTGGCCAATCCCGAGAAAGGATACTTGGTGGCATTCTTGTTCCCGGCATGTTTGATGGTGGTGGCGTTGACGTTCTTCGCGTTCGGGAAAAAATTCTATGCCCGCGAAGAACTCGGGGTCCGGAAGTGGGGTAAGGTGTCGGCTGCAGTCAATCCGGAAGAATTCAAAAAAAATCTAAAAAGCGTAGGCCAGATCGTTTGCCTGTTTTTTTAG
- a CDS encoding eIF2A-related protein: MSRFIAAASFVFTAALLAVGPTPAQEKNGPADKKGKDKNGPVVLTPDKGVVKTSGPLSVRALVQKPTAVKGAGAWSLETVHHRGPVGSIALSPDGQFIATGGLDGTIRLWEVATGQLARAMIGHDSYIGGLAFSADGAYLASGGMYDSTVRVWDAKTGHPIRVLRGHPDYVSHVAWMPEGRTVVAAGGISGRISVFDVGPGKLKAKADLGRPILSMATNRVGKELVVVGKGQSPVEIDTDSGKQGRLYGEADAEYTSLAFSPDGKMLVAGTAKDSRLFDTDTGTMTKRLASPAVAVAWFADSKQVLTSSANGMVVWDPSTGQKVKSLSGAPFLAFVSPDGASVYGGTSYDLYVWDVASGRGSRTWKVGAEGSAYWANGRPLVTGVGTPQLTLWDPATTKTTHTLEHTGPVHAIAWSPDGKSLAAASDDKTVRVWDPATGQAKYTFEGHKGAVFSVVWSPDGKSILSGAADGSAVIWEAATGKVLHALPGHAKEVRAVAWAHGGKFVATGESTAVLRVFSVDGKLIKEMNEPDSVDAVALSPDGKLVISSPRANVPRVWNVASGKIILELPNGGPPHASGFAVSPNGAFLAVARANHTLQLIDLKSAKLTQQQFLALATPVAVAWGAAAGSTTATVLGATCTDRCTRFFDPTTGNHRGMFVLEDKSLIAIGDTGHFRTEEAEPAELVYVAQTDKGQETLTVEKFAAKFSWKNVPANAKPTSK; the protein is encoded by the coding sequence ATGTCTCGCTTCATAGCCGCTGCCAGCTTCGTGTTCACGGCCGCTCTCCTGGCCGTTGGGCCGACTCCTGCTCAGGAAAAGAACGGCCCGGCGGACAAAAAGGGCAAAGACAAAAACGGCCCCGTGGTCCTCACGCCGGACAAGGGCGTCGTCAAGACGAGCGGCCCGTTGAGTGTGCGGGCGCTGGTGCAGAAGCCGACGGCGGTCAAAGGTGCGGGCGCGTGGTCGCTCGAAACCGTCCACCACCGCGGGCCGGTCGGCTCGATCGCGCTCAGCCCGGACGGTCAGTTCATCGCCACCGGCGGGCTCGACGGCACGATCCGCCTCTGGGAAGTGGCGACCGGTCAGCTCGCCCGGGCCATGATCGGCCACGACTCGTACATCGGCGGGCTCGCCTTCTCGGCCGACGGCGCGTACCTCGCGTCCGGCGGGATGTACGACAGCACCGTCCGCGTGTGGGACGCGAAGACCGGCCACCCGATCCGCGTCCTCCGCGGCCACCCGGACTACGTCAGCCACGTGGCCTGGATGCCGGAGGGGCGGACTGTTGTGGCGGCCGGCGGGATCAGTGGCCGGATTAGCGTGTTCGACGTTGGTCCGGGGAAATTGAAGGCCAAGGCCGACCTCGGCCGCCCGATCCTCTCGATGGCCACGAACCGCGTCGGCAAAGAACTGGTCGTCGTCGGTAAGGGACAGTCCCCGGTCGAGATCGACACGGACAGCGGCAAACAGGGGCGGTTGTACGGCGAAGCCGACGCCGAATACACGTCGCTCGCGTTCTCGCCCGACGGCAAGATGCTGGTGGCCGGGACCGCGAAGGACAGCCGGCTGTTCGACACCGACACCGGGACCATGACCAAGCGACTGGCGTCTCCGGCCGTCGCGGTCGCGTGGTTCGCCGACTCGAAGCAAGTGTTGACGTCGTCCGCCAACGGCATGGTCGTGTGGGATCCGTCGACCGGGCAGAAGGTGAAGAGCCTCTCCGGCGCGCCGTTCCTCGCGTTCGTCTCCCCGGACGGCGCGTCGGTCTACGGCGGCACGTCTTACGACCTGTACGTGTGGGACGTGGCGAGTGGACGAGGCAGCCGAACCTGGAAGGTGGGGGCGGAGGGGTCGGCGTACTGGGCCAATGGCCGCCCGCTCGTCACCGGCGTCGGCACGCCGCAGCTCACCCTCTGGGATCCGGCCACGACCAAGACGACGCACACGCTCGAACACACCGGCCCGGTCCACGCAATCGCCTGGTCGCCGGACGGCAAGTCGCTGGCCGCCGCCTCGGACGACAAAACAGTTCGCGTCTGGGATCCGGCCACCGGCCAGGCGAAGTACACGTTCGAGGGGCATAAGGGGGCGGTCTTTTCGGTCGTCTGGTCGCCGGACGGCAAATCCATCCTGTCGGGTGCGGCGGACGGCTCGGCCGTCATTTGGGAAGCGGCCACGGGCAAGGTTCTGCATGCGTTGCCGGGGCACGCCAAGGAAGTCCGCGCGGTCGCCTGGGCGCACGGCGGGAAGTTCGTGGCGACCGGCGAATCGACGGCCGTCCTCCGCGTCTTTTCGGTGGACGGGAAACTGATCAAGGAGATGAACGAGCCGGACTCGGTGGACGCCGTCGCGCTGTCGCCAGACGGGAAGTTGGTGATCTCGTCTCCTCGGGCGAACGTGCCGCGGGTGTGGAACGTGGCCAGCGGCAAAATCATCCTCGAACTCCCGAACGGCGGCCCGCCGCACGCCTCCGGGTTCGCGGTTTCGCCGAACGGCGCGTTCCTGGCCGTCGCCCGTGCGAACCACACCCTCCAGCTCATCGACCTGAAGAGCGCGAAACTCACGCAGCAGCAATTCCTCGCCCTCGCTACCCCCGTGGCGGTGGCCTGGGGCGCGGCGGCGGGGTCCACGACCGCCACAGTCCTCGGGGCGACCTGCACGGACCGCTGCACGCGATTCTTCGACCCGACCACGGGCAACCACCGCGGCATGTTCGTACTGGAAGACAAATCGCTAATCGCGATCGGCGACACCGGGCATTTCCGCACCGAGGAAGCCGAGCCGGCCGAATTGGTGTACGTGGCGCAAACGGACAAGGGCCAGGAAACACTGACCGTGGAGAAATTCGCGGCCAAGTTCAGCTGGAAAAACGTCCCCGCGAACGCGAAGCCGACGAGTAAATAA
- the eboE gene encoding metabolite traffic protein EboE, with translation MLSRLPLGYCANVHPAQTFADLLGGLDRYTVPVMRRIGRPLAAGLWLARPVVDEVLAIPDGIARLAAEVKARGLTVHTLNAFPYGDFHAARVKERVYLPDWTTAERLAYTERCAAVLAGLLPDGGEGSISTLPIGFKGFDSPPGFLQAAERLTDCALTLARIADDTGRLIRLAIEPEPFCLLETTEETTAFFHVLWEVARARGAERAVRQHVGVCYDVCHQAVEFEDPAACVAALDRAGVRVNKVQVSCAVELSNPGGAGREALRQFVEPRYLHQVFARLRDGRTVGVVDLTDEFLNAPGPEFEAAEVWRVHFHVPVDAQRIGPLETTRTALVPALAAIAALSYAPHIEVETYTWSVLPGDGASDLVTGLAKEIDATQKLMNDLT, from the coding sequence ATGCTCAGCCGCCTCCCCCTCGGGTATTGTGCCAACGTGCATCCGGCCCAGACATTCGCCGACCTCCTCGGCGGATTGGATCGTTACACCGTACCCGTGATGCGGCGGATCGGCCGCCCTCTGGCTGCCGGATTGTGGCTCGCCCGTCCGGTCGTAGACGAGGTTCTGGCCATACCGGACGGCATTGCCCGTCTCGCGGCCGAAGTCAAGGCCCGCGGGCTGACGGTCCACACCCTGAACGCGTTCCCTTACGGCGACTTCCACGCCGCGCGGGTGAAAGAACGCGTTTACCTGCCGGACTGGACAACGGCGGAACGGCTCGCGTACACGGAGCGTTGCGCGGCCGTACTCGCCGGTCTGCTGCCGGATGGCGGGGAAGGCTCCATCTCGACGCTCCCGATCGGCTTCAAAGGGTTCGACAGCCCGCCGGGCTTTCTCCAGGCGGCGGAACGGTTGACCGACTGCGCCCTCACACTTGCTCGCATCGCAGACGACACCGGACGGCTGATCCGGCTGGCGATCGAGCCCGAGCCGTTCTGCTTGCTGGAGACGACAGAAGAAACGACCGCGTTTTTCCACGTCCTCTGGGAAGTGGCCCGGGCGAGAGGGGCGGAGAGGGCGGTGCGGCAACATGTCGGGGTGTGCTACGACGTGTGCCATCAGGCGGTCGAGTTCGAGGACCCGGCTGCCTGCGTCGCCGCCCTGGATCGGGCCGGGGTGCGGGTGAACAAGGTGCAAGTGAGTTGTGCCGTCGAGCTGTCCAACCCGGGCGGGGCAGGGCGAGAAGCCCTGCGGCAATTCGTCGAGCCGCGGTATTTACACCAGGTTTTCGCACGGTTACGCGACGGCCGGACGGTCGGGGTAGTGGACCTGACCGACGAATTCTTGAACGCGCCCGGACCGGAATTCGAGGCGGCCGAGGTGTGGCGGGTCCACTTCCACGTTCCGGTGGATGCGCAACGGATCGGGCCATTAGAAACGACTCGCACCGCCCTTGTTCCGGCCCTCGCCGCCATCGCGGCATTAAGTTACGCACCTCACATTGAGGTGGAGACTTACACCTGGTCGGTGCTGCCTGGCGACGGCGCATCCGACCTGGTGACCGGTCTGGCGAAGGAGATCGACGCCACCCAGAAGCTCATGAACGATCTCACTTGA